The segment AAACTTTTCGCCCTCAAGCCTTACTTTTGCGCTCCCGCGAGGTAAACTTTTACTCCGGATGGTTTTCTTCTCGGGCTTTTTAGGTTTTTTGGGTTTCTTTTTAATCCTTTTCTTTTTTTTGACTATTCTCTCGGTTAGTTCTACCTTCTTGCTCTTCTCAGGCAACGAGGGCAAATAGGGGATTATCTTAACGGCGTAAACCTTTTGGGGTGGTTTCATCTTTGCCGAGCGAACCGCGAAAAAATAAAGCATCGCCAAAATAACCACATGTCCAATTAAAGATATGAACATGCTTCGCCCAAATCTCCCATTCCGGGCAAACACAGTAGGAACCGAATAGGTCGAGAATCTGTTTTGGGCAGGCTCAGCCATTCTTATCGTCCGTCTTCATGTGAACATCTATTTGGGGGAAAGGGATTTCAATACCCTCCTCACCGAACTTTTGATAGATACTTTCGGTAAGCTCTTTTTCGGTAAAAAATGCGTCGGAATACGCCCCAACCCGCGCAAAAAGGGTAAGATTTATAGCACTGTCGCCAAGATTGCT is part of the bacterium genome and harbors:
- a CDS encoding TonB C-terminal domain-containing protein produces the protein MAEPAQNRFSTYSVPTVFARNGRFGRSMFISLIGHVVILAMLYFFAVRSAKMKPPQKVYAVKIIPYLPSLPEKSKKVELTERIVKKKKRIKKKPKKPKKPEKKTIRSKSLPRGSAKVRLEGEKFTDDFYLNLIISKIGSNWINPVRGGKRLSTVIYFKIARDGTIFDAKVEKKSGSLLFDQAALRAVLVSSPMPPLPDSYSGDHLGVHFEFEHIGR